Proteins from one Dromiciops gliroides isolate mDroGli1 chromosome 6, mDroGli1.pri, whole genome shotgun sequence genomic window:
- the CNTF gene encoding ciliary neurotrophic factor, which produces MAFKEHTPLPPHHRDLCTRSIWLARKIRSDLTSLLEAYVEHQGLNKNVDLDSVDGVPSASTDRWSELTEAERLQENLQAYRTFHVLLTEVLEEQRVQFTPTERDFHQNIHRVLLQVAAFAYEIEELMALLGHQAPSQETDRMPDGGQRSFLEKKLWGLKVLQELMQWTVRSIHDLRLISSPGRNRVPAHGSQQFAEAQQM; this is translated from the exons ATGGCTTTCAAAGAGCACACCCCGCTACCCCCTCACCACCGGGACCTCTGCACCCGTTCTATCTGGCTAGCAAGGAAGATCCGTTCAGACTTGACTTCCCTCCTAGAGGCTTAT GTTGAACATCAGGGCCTGAACAAGAATGTCGACCTGGATTCCGTGGATGGCGTGCCATCAGCCAGCACTGACCGGTGGAGTGAGCTGACAGAAGCAGAACGACTTCAAGAAAATCTCCAAGCTTATCGAACCTTCCACGTGCTCCTGACCGAGGTCCTGGAGGAGCAGAGGGTCCAGTTCACCCCTACGGAAAGAGATTTCCACCAGAACATCCATAGGGTCCTGCTGCAAGTGGCTGCCTTTGCTTATGAGATAGAGGAGCTAATGGCACTGCTGGGACATCAGGCCCCATCTCAAGAGACTGACAGGATGCCAGATGGTGGTCAGCGAAGCTTCTTGGAGAAGAAACTGTGGGGCTTGAAGGTGCTGCAGGAGCTGATGCAATGGACAGTAAGGTCTATCCACGACCTCCGCCTGATCTCATCTCCTGGCCGGAATAGGGTTCCAGCCCATGGGAGTCAGCAGTTTGCTGAGGCTCAGCAGATGTAG
- the ZFP91 gene encoding E3 ubiquitin-protein ligase ZFP91: MPGGTEEARPPEQQQPELEPEPEPEQQRPEQDGEEAAAAEAAPEQQQQQQQQSPPPPPVAAAAAAGGTGSRVLRGGRERGRAAAAAAAAAAASRRRKAEYPRRRRSSPSARTGDAAEARPEASAAEPAPAKKSARHSYTEKAVTTSKDPKEEEEEDNSTLAQEASIAAPRPSRGWRSSSRAAATRHCDTENTRSSRSKTGSLQLICKSEPDTEQLEYEITEEHQSPGGVSSDEEEEEEMLISEEEIPFKDDPRDETYKPHLEREAPKPRRKSGKVKEEKEKKEIKVEVEVEVKEEENEIREDEEPPRKRGRRRKDDKSPRLPKRRKKPPIQYVRCEMEGCGTVLAHPRYLQHHIKYQHMLKKKYVCPHPSCGRLFRLQKQLLRHAKHHTDQRDYICEYCARAFKSSHNLAVHRMIHTGEKPLQCEICGFTCRQKASLNWHMKKHDADSFYQFSCNICGKKFEKKDSVVAHKAKSHPEVLIAEALAANAGALITSTDILGTNPESLAQPTDAQGLPLLPEPLGNSAPAECLLLDSEGMPKAFCSGAERVSLMADGKIFVGSGSSGGTEGLVMNTEILGATTEVLIEDSDSTGP, translated from the exons ATGCCGGGGGGGACGGAGGAGGCGCGACCCCCGGAGCAGCAGCAGCCGGAGCTCGAGCCCGAGCCTGAGCCTGAGCAGCAGCGGCCGGAGCAGGACGGGGAGGAGGCAGCGGCGGCCGAGGCGGCCccggagcagcagcagcagcagcagcagcagtcgcCACCCCCCCCGCCGGTGGCAGCAGCCGCGGCGGCCGGCGGCACCGGCAGCCGGGTGCTGAGGGGAGGACGCGAGCGGGGccgggccgccgccgccgccgccgctgccgccgccgcgtCCCGCCGAAGGAAGGCGGAGTACCCCCGGCGGCGGAGGAGCAGCCCCAGCGCCCGGACCGGGGACGCCGCGGAGGCGCGGCCGGAGGCCTCGGCGGCGGAGCCGGCCCCGGCCAAGAAGAGCGCTCGACACTC aTACACAGAAAAGGCAGTGACAACCAGTAAAG ATcccaaggaagaagaggaggaagacaaCTCTACCCTTGCTCAGGAAGCTTCCATTGCTGCTCCTCGGCCTAGCCGAGGCTGGCGCAGCAGCAGCAGGGCCGCTGCCACACGCCATTGCGATACAGAGAACACACGAAGTTCAAGGTCCAAGACTGGCTCCTTGCAGCTGATCTGCAAATCAGAACCTGATACAGAACAGCTTGAATACG agatcacagaagaaCATCAGTCTCCTGGTGGAGTAAG tagtgatgaggaggaggaagaggagatgcTGATCAGCGAAGAGGAGATACCCTTCAAAGACGACCCAAGAGATGAGACCTACAAACCCCACTTAGAAAG GGAAGCCCCAAAGCCACGGAGAAAATCAGGgaaggtgaaagaagagaaagaaaagaaagaaattaaagtggAAGTGGAGGTGGAggtcaaagaagaagaaaatgaaattagggAAGATGAGGAGCCTCCTAGGAA gagaggaaggaggcgAAAAGATGACAAAAGCCCACGGTTACCCAAAAGGAG AAAGAAACCTCCAATCCAGTATGTTCGTTGCGAGATGGAAGGCTGTGGAACTGTTCTGGCTCACCCTCGATATTTGCAA CACCACATTAAATACCAGCATATGCTGAAGAAGAAATATGTATGCCCTCATCCTTCCTGTGGACGACTCTTTAGgctccagaagcagctgctgcgaCATGCCAAACATCACACAG ATCAAAGGGATTATATTTGTGAATACTGTGCTCGGGCCTTCAAGAGCTCCCACAACTTGGCAGTTCACCGCATGATCCACACTGGCGAGAAACCATTACA GTGTGAGATCTGTGGATTCACCTGTAGGCAGAAGGCTTCCCTCAACTGGCACATGAAGAAACACGATGCAGATTCCTTCTACCAGTTTTCTTGCAATATTTGTGGCAAGAAGTTTGAGAAGAAGGACAGCGTGGTGGCCCACAAAGCAAAAAGCCACCCAGAGGTGCTGATTGCTGAAGCTCTGGCTGCCAATGCTGGAGCCCTGATCACCAGCACAGATATCCTGGGCACTAACCCAGAGTCCCTGGCACAACCTACTGATGCCCAGggccttcctcttcttccagagCCCTTGGGGAACTCGGCCCCTGCAGAGTGCCTCCTGCTAGATTCAGAAGGGATGCCCAAGGCATTCTGCAGTGGGGCAGAGCGGGTGAGCCTGATGGCCGATGGAAAGATCTTTGTGGGAAGTGGCAGCAGTGGAGGCACAGAGGGGCTGGTCATGAACACGGAGATTCTCGGGGCCACAACAGAGGTTCTGATTGAAGATTCAGACTCTACTGGACCGTAG